One Sediminibacillus dalangtanensis genomic region harbors:
- a CDS encoding GNAT family N-acetyltransferase: MEIRKPDESEQELILSLSPQAVQEGTVGESAPDTDKAKKLIESVLQKGGCYWAAFEQDQLLGWSLVGKGKDSFTDRPFGFVYELFVLPGYRGKGIAEQLLNAVCDQLKSAGYPEVRLSVHAQNRAIELYQKMGFTEKTITMNREL; encoded by the coding sequence ATGGAAATAAGAAAACCTGACGAGTCTGAACAGGAGTTGATTTTGTCGTTGTCTCCACAAGCGGTACAAGAGGGAACAGTAGGAGAATCAGCACCTGATACAGATAAGGCGAAAAAGCTGATTGAGTCTGTTCTGCAAAAAGGTGGATGTTATTGGGCTGCTTTTGAACAAGACCAATTGCTTGGATGGAGTTTAGTAGGGAAGGGCAAGGATTCCTTTACAGACAGGCCATTCGGCTTTGTTTATGAGCTGTTTGTCCTCCCCGGTTATAGAGGAAAAGGGATTGCCGAACAATTGCTGAATGCTGTCTGTGATCAACTTAAGAGTGCGGGATATCCGGAAGTACGCTTGAGTGTTCATGCACAAAACAGAGCGATTGAACTTTATCAAAAGATGGGATTTACAGAAAAGACGATTACGATGAATAGGGAGTTATAA
- a CDS encoding YibE/F family protein — protein sequence MDRLETLRKKLTYKHVLVAVLLVLLVTCSIFFVYHNYSFYDRPIAKVTETNLVDKEEVTAEHGNKDEVFTQEVVAEIMNGANKGEELHLTNEYSASATYSQEYRVGNDLFVSIDPDNANAHAELTGTILDVKRDKYIVLVAWVFVFILLLVGKKQGLYSVISLAINAVLISYALDMYIQYANFGLLLMCACSVVLFTLTSLLLVNGFNEKTYAAIAATLLGTLTSLLITYLVMWITSEKGLRYEEMGFLTRPPQMVFMAGILIGSLGAVMDVAITMSSSIFGLYEKKTDIAVKALKTSGMEIGKDIMGTMTNILFFAYISGSIPTMILYLKNEYPVSYTFSMNLSLELARALAGGIGIVLTIPIGLYTAIFFVNRKRAKS from the coding sequence ATGGACAGGTTGGAAACGTTAAGGAAAAAACTTACATATAAACATGTTTTGGTTGCGGTTTTGCTAGTACTGCTTGTTACTTGTTCGATATTTTTCGTTTATCATAACTATTCCTTCTACGATCGACCGATCGCCAAAGTGACGGAAACAAACCTTGTTGATAAAGAAGAAGTAACAGCTGAACATGGTAATAAGGATGAAGTCTTTACACAAGAGGTTGTAGCAGAAATAATGAATGGTGCTAACAAAGGGGAGGAACTTCACTTAACGAATGAGTATTCTGCTTCGGCTACTTATAGTCAGGAATATCGTGTGGGGAACGATTTGTTTGTGTCCATCGATCCTGATAATGCAAACGCACACGCCGAGTTGACCGGAACCATCTTGGATGTTAAACGAGACAAGTACATCGTGCTTGTTGCGTGGGTGTTTGTGTTCATTTTATTGCTAGTTGGAAAAAAACAAGGGTTGTATTCTGTCATAAGCTTAGCCATCAATGCTGTGTTAATTTCTTATGCCTTAGATATGTATATCCAGTACGCAAATTTCGGCTTGCTGTTGATGTGCGCCTGCAGTGTTGTTTTATTCACCTTAACTTCTTTATTACTTGTCAACGGATTCAACGAAAAAACGTACGCGGCGATAGCTGCAACCCTATTAGGAACATTAACCTCCTTGCTGATTACGTATTTGGTTATGTGGATCACTTCTGAAAAAGGTCTTCGTTACGAGGAGATGGGCTTTTTAACACGTCCGCCGCAAATGGTGTTCATGGCAGGTATATTGATCGGTTCTTTAGGAGCCGTCATGGATGTGGCGATTACAATGTCTTCCTCCATTTTTGGGTTATATGAGAAGAAAACTGACATTGCAGTCAAAGCGCTTAAAACTTCTGGGATGGAAATTGGAAAAGATATTATGGGCACGATGACCAACATCCTGTTTTTTGCTTATATCAGCGGCTCGATTCCGACCATGATTTTATATTTGAAAAACGAGTACCCAGTATCTTACACGTTTTCCATGAATCTTTCCCTGGAATTGGCCCGGGCTTTAGCTGGTGGCATAGGAATCGTACTGACCATTCCAATCGGGCTTTATACAGCAATATTTTTTGTTAATCGAAAGCGGGCGAAATCATGA
- a CDS encoding YibE/F family protein: MNTLVWLAAILFLLMIGIGGKKGARSFFAIMLNFGVLIIILFMMLGRDNDPVILTIIASTLISCITLFFINKVNITTKTAFVSTVITIVLLIFFIVFLTDRSMIQGFSEEEMGELYVFTMHIGVDFVKIAASVIIMSTIGAITDVAISISSPMREIFYHNPSMSRKELFVSGLSIGRDILGTNTNTVFFAFMGGYLALLIWYKDLAYSLGEIINSKVFAEEMIGILCAGMGVAIVIPITSWVTALALVRTKKKREASQ, translated from the coding sequence ATGAACACTTTAGTTTGGCTGGCAGCGATACTGTTTTTATTGATGATTGGCATTGGAGGAAAAAAGGGAGCACGATCCTTTTTCGCCATCATGTTGAACTTTGGTGTGCTGATTATTATCTTGTTTATGATGCTTGGACGTGATAACGATCCGGTTATTTTGACGATCATTGCCAGTACCCTTATTAGTTGTATCACGCTCTTTTTTATTAATAAAGTCAACATTACGACCAAAACGGCCTTTGTGTCTACGGTTATCACCATTGTCCTGTTAATCTTTTTTATTGTCTTCCTGACGGATAGATCGATGATTCAAGGATTCAGTGAAGAAGAAATGGGGGAACTTTACGTATTTACGATGCATATAGGGGTGGACTTTGTAAAGATTGCAGCTTCTGTGATCATTATGAGTACAATCGGCGCAATAACGGATGTGGCCATTTCGATTTCCTCTCCAATGCGGGAAATATTTTACCATAACCCCTCGATGAGCAGGAAAGAGCTGTTTGTTTCTGGTCTAAGCATCGGCAGGGACATTTTGGGGACCAATACGAATACGGTTTTCTTTGCTTTCATGGGAGGCTATTTGGCATTGTTGATTTGGTATAAAGATTTGGCATATTCACTTGGCGAAATTATCAACTCCAAGGTGTTCGCGGAAGAAATGATCGGCATACTCTGTGCGGGAATGGGAGTGGCTATCGTCATTCCGATCACTTCCTGGGTTACCGCTCTTGCGTTAGTACGGACAAAAAAGAAGCGTGAGGCCTCCCAATAG
- a CDS encoding N-acetylmuramoyl-L-alanine amidase translates to MNRLITLTAGAVLLLLSLLLAPSVMAADNETYMVDVEDGSSLLIRDEPTSSGEVVGKLQNGDQVTVFDEAYGWVKTYYDNQVGWVASQYLFPMEQNHDSLHKRKQTAMYKKQSVSSLTERKVQKQDSVAIKNGQEQSQTVEPLTGYTIVLDAGHGGKDPGAIGIDGTYEKDLTLATASKVAKNLKASGATIIMTRNDDTYISLEKRIKISNRSDTDAFISFHYNSFPIETVGGISTYHYTEDEDLELAENIQSGIMDHVSLKDNGTKQADYRVLKKNSDLSVLIELGFVSNPAELGEIKTETYQDNVAAGISEGIQHYFSH, encoded by the coding sequence ATGAACCGATTAATTACTTTAACAGCAGGCGCAGTCTTGCTGCTTCTCTCCTTGTTGCTCGCTCCATCTGTTATGGCAGCAGATAACGAGACTTATATGGTTGACGTGGAAGATGGTTCTTCCCTTTTAATCCGTGATGAGCCTACCAGCAGTGGAGAAGTAGTCGGAAAACTCCAGAATGGAGATCAAGTCACCGTGTTCGATGAAGCCTATGGCTGGGTAAAAACCTATTATGACAACCAAGTAGGCTGGGTAGCTTCGCAATATCTTTTCCCGATGGAACAGAATCATGATTCTTTACATAAACGCAAGCAGACAGCAATGTACAAGAAACAAAGTGTCAGCAGTTTGACAGAAAGAAAAGTACAAAAACAGGATTCTGTCGCTATTAAGAATGGACAGGAACAAAGCCAAACAGTCGAGCCACTGACAGGTTATACGATCGTTCTGGATGCAGGGCATGGCGGTAAAGATCCTGGCGCAATCGGGATCGATGGAACCTATGAAAAAGATTTGACATTGGCGACGGCTTCCAAAGTGGCCAAAAACCTGAAGGCAAGCGGCGCCACCATTATCATGACTAGAAATGATGATACGTATATTTCACTGGAGAAGCGGATTAAAATCAGCAATCGTTCCGATACAGACGCTTTTATCAGTTTTCACTACAATTCTTTTCCTATTGAGACAGTCGGCGGCATCAGTACCTATCACTATACCGAAGATGAAGATTTGGAGTTGGCAGAAAACATTCAATCTGGGATAATGGACCACGTCTCTCTTAAGGACAATGGAACAAAACAAGCAGACTATCGTGTACTTAAGAAAAATAGCGATTTGTCGGTCTTGATTGAACTTGGGTTTGTCTCCAATCCAGCAGAGCTTGGGGAAATCAAAACCGAAACTTATCAGGATAACGTGGCCGCTGGCATAAGCGAAGGAATTCAGCACTATTTCAGCCACTAA
- a CDS encoding HAD family hydrolase: MKAIIFDFDGTLANTLPVNIFGFQEVFKKFDQKDYSKEEIKEMFGPPEPELIEQNLQSNDVKEAVSYYYQQYEENHNRLVDKNQEIDQLLSRLKERGLKLGVVTGKSRKSFEYSLAELDMKKYFDVLITGDDVKEAKPAPEGIQQALKNVHVAPDDAMYIGDSDDDMNAGKEAGVHIGAAKWLPEYQSSEYSVEPEAVFREISDLIDFLEKNNNE, from the coding sequence ATGAAAGCAATCATCTTCGATTTTGACGGCACACTCGCTAACACACTCCCCGTCAACATTTTCGGATTTCAAGAGGTTTTTAAAAAATTTGATCAAAAAGACTATTCGAAAGAGGAAATCAAAGAAATGTTCGGGCCGCCCGAGCCGGAATTAATCGAACAAAATCTGCAGAGCAATGATGTTAAAGAAGCTGTCTCTTATTATTACCAACAGTATGAAGAAAATCACAACCGGTTGGTCGATAAGAATCAGGAGATTGACCAGCTGCTTTCCAGATTAAAAGAGCGAGGATTGAAACTGGGAGTCGTTACTGGTAAATCCCGAAAAAGCTTTGAATATTCTCTAGCAGAATTGGATATGAAGAAATATTTCGATGTATTGATCACAGGAGATGACGTCAAGGAAGCCAAACCCGCGCCAGAAGGAATACAGCAAGCTTTGAAAAACGTACATGTTGCTCCCGACGATGCGATGTATATCGGGGACAGTGATGATGATATGAATGCTGGTAAAGAAGCGGGCGTTCACATCGGGGCGGCGAAATGGCTGCCCGAATACCAGTCCTCGGAATATTCAGTAGAGCCTGAAGCAGTATTCCGGGAAATTTCTGATTTGATTGATTTCCTGGAAAAGAACAATAATGAATAG
- a CDS encoding D-serine ammonia-lyase, whose translation MNRQIAGKTINDWIQQFPLLEQIKQYQPVYWENPGVREDLLGMEKLKADDITDAAERWKRFASLLKELFPTLQDTEGKVVSPLRRLDRYKEACSNVLKEDSPFYLKCDNQLPVAGSIKARGGMYEVLKHAESLALKEGLLKQSDDYRALTSPACRQFFSRHSIGVGSTGNLALSIGIVGTALGFEVHVHMSSDAKQWKKDLLRKHGAQVHEYKGDFSEAITKGRQQTEADPAAYFIDDEDSKDLFLGYSVAAAELKQQLDAENVFISEQNPLFVYLPCGVGGAPGGIAYGLKQLFGGLVHCVFVEPTHAPAVLLGLMTGLHEGISVQDFDLDNRTAADGLAVGRPSRFASSVSQHTVSSIYTENDDIFYQLTYELWNQEGIFLEPSAAAGLSGPNRIQEDSRLSHKAPDGVHVAWATGGALVPDSEREMIYQKGKQLAESK comes from the coding sequence ATGAATAGACAGATTGCTGGAAAGACGATTAATGACTGGATTCAACAGTTTCCTTTACTAGAACAAATCAAACAATATCAGCCGGTATACTGGGAGAACCCAGGGGTCCGGGAAGACCTTCTGGGTATGGAGAAGTTAAAAGCAGATGATATTACCGATGCAGCGGAAAGATGGAAGCGTTTTGCTTCCTTATTAAAAGAACTTTTCCCTACCTTGCAGGATACGGAAGGGAAGGTTGTCTCCCCGCTTCGCAGGCTTGACAGGTACAAGGAAGCCTGTTCGAATGTGCTTAAAGAAGACAGTCCCTTTTATCTGAAGTGTGACAACCAGCTGCCGGTGGCAGGATCGATCAAAGCCAGAGGCGGTATGTATGAGGTGCTTAAACATGCGGAATCTCTGGCGCTTAAAGAAGGATTGCTTAAGCAGTCAGATGATTATCGTGCGCTTACTTCCCCGGCCTGCAGACAGTTTTTTAGCAGACATTCTATTGGAGTTGGCTCGACCGGCAACTTAGCTCTCAGTATAGGTATTGTCGGAACGGCGCTTGGATTTGAGGTGCATGTTCATATGTCGAGCGATGCCAAACAGTGGAAAAAGGATTTGCTGCGAAAACATGGTGCTCAAGTTCATGAATATAAAGGCGATTTTAGTGAGGCAATCACTAAAGGCAGACAGCAGACAGAAGCAGATCCAGCTGCTTATTTTATCGATGATGAAGATTCCAAAGATTTGTTTCTGGGCTATAGCGTAGCAGCAGCTGAACTAAAACAACAGCTGGATGCAGAGAATGTTTTCATCAGTGAACAAAACCCACTTTTCGTTTATTTACCTTGCGGTGTCGGCGGAGCACCGGGTGGTATTGCTTATGGTTTAAAGCAGTTGTTCGGTGGGTTGGTTCACTGTGTTTTTGTCGAACCGACTCATGCACCGGCAGTATTGCTTGGACTAATGACAGGTCTTCATGAAGGTATATCTGTTCAGGATTTTGATTTGGATAACCGTACTGCTGCGGACGGTCTTGCGGTGGGAAGGCCATCCAGGTTCGCCTCTTCTGTCAGTCAACATACGGTAAGTAGTATTTATACAGAAAACGACGACATTTTTTATCAGTTGACTTATGAGCTTTGGAACCAGGAAGGCATTTTTTTGGAACCTTCGGCAGCGGCTGGATTATCAGGGCCAAATCGGATTCAGGAAGATTCCCGTTTATCACACAAAGCGCCGGATGGAGTCCACGTCGCTTGGGCGACAGGGGGAGCGTTAGTCCCTGATTCTGAACGGGAAATGATTTATCAGAAAGGTAAGCAGCTTGCTGAAAGCAAATAA
- a CDS encoding M20 family peptidase: MKRWKMFLLGLTAFFVLFFIVTGFKTITLTSKQPEPHPIKIDLAEEDAVARFSKAITYPTISHQDYSQFSYSEFDGFLGFLEESYPLVHEQLHLDKVNEYGLIYRWQGSEETKEPIGLTAHYDVVPVLEGTETAWGQSPFSGEVVDGKIWGRGTLDDKIGVIGILEAVENLLSEDFQPERDVYLLFGFDEEVGGEKGAQAIAEELKQRNIKFEFILDEGGAIIDGMVPGLDNPVGVVGLSEKGMATAELSTEGSGGHSSQPENRTNIGRIARAITKLERAQFPADLQGPAEELLAYTAPEMKGAMKYIFANQAIFEPVIESILLEKPATAALLRTTIAPTIFQAGEQYNALPEKASAVVNLRVMPGDSLADVQSFIEETIDDDLVHVSVTGNEASSVSSVDNWHFKTIQQAARNAYPDAVIAPYLMFAGSDARHYDGIADNTYRFLPVLITAEDLNRMHGSNEHISIDNYFHAISFYREIIKTADKQAGDQ, encoded by the coding sequence ATGAAAAGATGGAAAATGTTTTTGCTTGGACTAACAGCATTTTTTGTTTTGTTCTTCATTGTAACCGGTTTCAAAACTATCACCTTGACCAGCAAACAACCTGAACCACATCCGATAAAGATCGACCTGGCTGAAGAGGATGCGGTTGCCAGGTTTTCGAAGGCGATTACCTATCCTACCATTTCTCACCAAGATTACAGCCAATTCAGTTATTCCGAATTTGATGGTTTTCTCGGTTTCCTGGAGGAAAGCTACCCGCTCGTCCATGAGCAACTGCATCTTGATAAGGTCAACGAATATGGACTTATTTATAGGTGGCAAGGCAGTGAAGAAACAAAAGAACCAATCGGCCTCACAGCACATTATGACGTAGTCCCTGTATTAGAAGGGACAGAAACAGCTTGGGGTCAGTCCCCGTTTAGTGGGGAAGTGGTGGATGGAAAGATTTGGGGGAGGGGGACGCTTGATGACAAGATCGGAGTAATAGGTATCCTTGAAGCTGTCGAAAACCTACTGTCCGAAGACTTTCAACCAGAACGGGATGTTTATCTTTTGTTTGGTTTTGATGAAGAAGTCGGCGGTGAGAAGGGGGCGCAGGCTATTGCGGAAGAATTGAAGCAGAGGAACATCAAGTTTGAATTTATTCTCGATGAAGGAGGAGCCATCATCGATGGAATGGTCCCGGGCTTAGATAATCCGGTTGGCGTGGTTGGCTTGTCTGAAAAAGGGATGGCGACAGCCGAACTTTCTACCGAAGGAAGCGGAGGGCATTCCTCACAGCCAGAAAATCGAACCAATATCGGCAGGATTGCACGGGCAATCACCAAACTGGAAAGAGCACAATTCCCGGCTGATCTGCAAGGCCCCGCTGAGGAGCTATTAGCCTATACTGCTCCTGAGATGAAAGGAGCAATGAAATATATTTTTGCCAATCAGGCCATATTTGAACCAGTAATCGAATCGATTCTGTTGGAAAAACCGGCTACCGCCGCCCTGCTTCGCACGACAATCGCCCCGACCATTTTCCAGGCAGGCGAGCAATACAATGCCCTACCAGAAAAAGCATCGGCGGTAGTCAATCTGCGTGTCATGCCGGGTGATTCTTTAGCAGATGTACAGTCTTTTATTGAGGAAACCATTGACGATGACCTCGTCCATGTGAGTGTAACCGGAAATGAAGCATCTTCCGTCTCTTCCGTTGACAACTGGCACTTTAAGACCATCCAGCAGGCTGCACGGAATGCGTATCCGGATGCGGTTATCGCTCCCTATTTAATGTTTGCGGGTTCAGACGCCAGGCATTACGATGGAATCGCCGACAATACGTATCGCTTTTTGCCGGTTTTGATTACTGCGGAAGATTTGAACCGTATGCACGGAAGCAATGAACATATCAGTATCGATAATTATTTTCATGCCATTTCTTTTTACCGGGAAATCATAAAAACCGCCGATAAACAGGCAGGGGATCAATAG
- a CDS encoding sugar phosphate isomerase/epimerase family protein has product MKLAFTTLGCPQWDLDTMINYAVENGFQGIDFRGFQGEMDIFRTPAFSSQREETKQKFNHAGLEIPCFSSSVRLYTKSAEQFQTYLNELKEYAKLCHFFQTPYIRVFGGIIGDIAREQALDRLERNLKEMLAIAEEYQVTLLLETHDDWTACGYVEEVLQRARSPYLQVLWDVHHPYRIAGETPEQTWETLGGHIRYTHWKDSYKSSNNEKGYQLCLMGEGDVPLQRIFQLLQTKGFDGYYTLEWEKVWWPDIEEPEVALPQYAAFMREME; this is encoded by the coding sequence ATGAAGCTTGCCTTTACCACACTAGGCTGCCCGCAATGGGATTTAGATACCATGATCAATTACGCAGTTGAAAATGGATTTCAAGGCATAGATTTTCGGGGGTTCCAAGGAGAAATGGACATCTTTCGCACGCCTGCGTTTTCCAGCCAGCGGGAGGAAACCAAACAAAAATTTAATCATGCAGGTCTCGAAATCCCCTGTTTCTCCAGTTCTGTCAGGTTATATACTAAATCAGCAGAGCAATTTCAGACTTACCTGAATGAGTTGAAGGAGTATGCAAAACTATGCCACTTTTTCCAGACTCCTTACATTCGTGTGTTTGGAGGAATCATCGGTGACATTGCAAGGGAACAGGCACTGGATAGACTCGAACGAAATCTTAAGGAAATGCTGGCGATTGCAGAGGAGTATCAAGTAACGTTGCTGCTGGAAACGCATGATGATTGGACGGCGTGCGGCTATGTAGAAGAAGTTCTGCAGCGTGCCCGTTCCCCTTATTTGCAAGTTTTGTGGGATGTCCACCACCCATACCGGATAGCTGGCGAAACACCGGAACAGACATGGGAGACACTTGGCGGACATATTCGGTACACACATTGGAAGGATTCTTACAAAAGCAGTAATAATGAAAAGGGGTATCAGCTTTGTCTGATGGGAGAAGGGGATGTGCCACTACAGCGGATTTTTCAGTTGCTCCAAACGAAAGGGTTCGATGGCTATTATACATTGGAATGGGAAAAAGTATGGTGGCCGGACATTGAAGAACCCGAAGTGGCCCTTCCCCAATACGCAGCGTTTATGAGAGAAATGGAATGA
- a CDS encoding Gfo/Idh/MocA family protein — translation MINFGVVGCGRVAGVHTEAIAEADHANLYALCDIDHNRIRKYADHYQVENVYTDFEAMLRNPAVDVVNICTPHGLHAEMAVRAMEAGKHVMIEKPLAPTLEEADRIIKTAKRHRVKATVVQQNRFNEAILTTRRALQEERFGKLTYGTAYIRWRREQDYYDQDAWRGTKAMADGVLMNQAIHTIDLLVWLMGPVKRVTGRTATSQHRLEMEDLGIAMLEFESGTLGIVDGTTTVFPSDLGAGLNLFGQNGMVCIGGNAANRIEKWRFGRDFQQEENQVLALQKENPASVYGIGHKHCVKDFVQAIREDHNPFISLEDGRYALKLILAIYQSNTTGLPVDLTK, via the coding sequence GTGATCAATTTTGGAGTTGTGGGGTGCGGACGTGTAGCCGGAGTACATACAGAAGCTATTGCGGAAGCGGACCATGCGAATTTATACGCTTTATGTGATATCGACCATAACAGAATTCGGAAATATGCAGATCATTATCAGGTCGAAAACGTTTATACCGATTTTGAAGCGATGCTCCGTAACCCGGCTGTAGATGTGGTGAATATTTGCACCCCACATGGTTTGCATGCAGAAATGGCTGTAAGAGCAATGGAAGCGGGAAAGCATGTCATGATCGAAAAACCGCTTGCCCCTACCTTGGAGGAAGCCGATCGCATCATCAAGACGGCCAAGCGGCACCGTGTGAAAGCGACAGTGGTTCAACAAAATCGATTTAACGAAGCGATACTGACCACCCGACGTGCTTTGCAGGAAGAGCGCTTCGGCAAGTTGACCTATGGAACCGCCTATATCCGTTGGCGGCGGGAACAGGATTACTATGATCAGGACGCTTGGCGTGGAACAAAGGCTATGGCTGATGGCGTTCTGATGAATCAGGCAATTCATACCATAGACTTACTCGTCTGGCTCATGGGACCAGTTAAACGGGTAACTGGCAGGACTGCAACCAGTCAGCATAGACTCGAAATGGAAGACTTGGGGATAGCCATGCTGGAATTTGAAAGTGGAACGTTAGGAATCGTCGATGGAACTACTACCGTTTTTCCTTCTGATTTAGGTGCAGGTCTCAATTTGTTTGGTCAGAATGGAATGGTTTGTATTGGAGGGAATGCTGCAAATCGTATAGAAAAATGGCGGTTTGGCCGGGATTTTCAGCAGGAAGAAAACCAAGTGCTCGCTTTGCAAAAGGAGAATCCTGCCAGTGTTTACGGTATCGGGCACAAGCATTGCGTGAAGGACTTTGTACAAGCTATCCGGGAGGACCACAATCCATTCATATCATTAGAGGATGGCCGTTATGCACTGAAGTTGATATTGGCAATCTATCAATCGAATACGACGGGTCTTCCGGTCGATTTAACAAAATAA
- a CDS encoding Gfo/Idh/MocA family protein, translating to MEQVRIGIIGVGNMGSAHAKYLQENTVQGAKLTAVLDTNEERAKWLESQLEEEISVYSEEDAFFDSGLVDAVLIATPHYQHSRLAITAFRRGLHVLCEKPAGVYTSQVREMNRASEESGKVFSMMFNQRTNPLYQKLRDVIQAGELGEIRRINWIITNWYRSQSYYDSGGWRATWAGEGGGVLINQCPHQLDLWQWMTGMMPERVRAFCYFGKYRDIEVEDEVTAFAEYENGATGVFITTTGEAPGTNRLEIAGDRGKLVVEDGRLRFWRLRVPEPEFNRTYKGGFGAPECWEVEIPIAGEETAHRGITQNFINAILKGEPLLAPGTEGIKGLTLSNAMHMSAWQDDWVNLPLDEEAYYKILKEKVATSEKKRTDGDVRLDVDGTY from the coding sequence ATGGAGCAAGTACGTATCGGAATCATCGGGGTTGGAAACATGGGAAGTGCCCATGCGAAATACCTGCAGGAAAATACTGTTCAGGGGGCTAAATTAACCGCTGTTCTGGATACGAATGAGGAGCGTGCCAAATGGCTGGAAAGTCAACTAGAGGAAGAGATTTCTGTATATTCGGAAGAAGACGCCTTTTTTGATTCTGGTTTGGTTGATGCCGTTCTAATCGCCACGCCACATTATCAGCATTCCAGGTTGGCGATAACAGCCTTTCGTCGAGGGCTTCACGTACTGTGTGAAAAACCGGCAGGTGTTTATACGAGCCAAGTACGGGAGATGAATCGGGCATCTGAAGAAAGTGGAAAGGTATTCTCCATGATGTTTAATCAGCGGACCAATCCGCTTTATCAAAAGCTGCGTGATGTCATTCAAGCAGGAGAACTTGGGGAAATTCGCCGGATCAATTGGATTATTACCAACTGGTATCGTTCACAGAGCTACTATGATTCCGGCGGCTGGCGGGCAACCTGGGCGGGGGAAGGAGGAGGAGTGCTGATCAATCAGTGTCCTCACCAGCTCGATTTATGGCAATGGATGACCGGCATGATGCCAGAAAGAGTACGTGCTTTTTGTTATTTCGGTAAATACCGGGACATCGAAGTGGAAGATGAGGTCACCGCATTTGCCGAGTATGAAAATGGAGCGACCGGTGTTTTTATCACAACAACAGGAGAAGCGCCAGGAACAAACAGGCTTGAAATTGCTGGGGACAGAGGCAAACTGGTAGTGGAAGACGGCCGGCTCCGGTTTTGGCGGCTGCGGGTTCCCGAGCCTGAATTCAACCGGACTTATAAGGGTGGATTTGGGGCACCGGAATGCTGGGAAGTAGAGATCCCAATAGCGGGGGAAGAAACTGCACACCGAGGTATCACCCAAAATTTTATTAATGCCATATTAAAAGGAGAGCCCCTTTTGGCTCCCGGTACAGAAGGAATCAAAGGGCTTACGCTATCCAATGCCATGCACATGTCCGCGTGGCAAGATGACTGGGTGAATCTGCCTTTAGATGAAGAGGCTTATTACAAGATATTGAAGGAAAAGGTTGCGACTTCTGAGAAGAAGCGTACAGATGGCGATGTCCGGCTTGATGTAGACGGAACATATTAA
- a CDS encoding sugar phosphate isomerase/epimerase family protein, with the protein MQFSVFTVMTPDLTPKQLIERLAETGYDGVEWRYKETPEAFKREQPSYWRFNKCTLQPEVTDEELASLRKSTEEKGIEVVSVTPYLDVDDMQATEKVLQTAQKLGATTIRIGVPRYDRTETYQDLYKKAVQYMKEVEEMCKQYKVKGLVETHHQTITPSASLAYRLVRHFDPSHIGVLYDPGNMVHEGFENYRMGLEVLGDYLAHVQVKNASWQINQKYPDGSIGWEVKWAQLEHGVVDWKQVLTDLKAVGYDGYVGFEDFSGVFPTREALSHNINRIKQLLTEI; encoded by the coding sequence ATGCAATTTTCTGTATTTACAGTGATGACACCTGACCTTACGCCGAAACAATTAATAGAACGTCTGGCGGAGACAGGTTATGACGGAGTAGAGTGGCGGTATAAGGAAACCCCGGAAGCATTTAAACGGGAACAGCCGAGCTATTGGCGTTTTAACAAATGTACTTTGCAGCCTGAAGTTACCGATGAAGAACTTGCGAGTTTGCGTAAGTCAACGGAAGAAAAAGGGATTGAAGTAGTCAGCGTCACCCCTTATCTTGATGTAGATGACATGCAAGCGACGGAGAAGGTTTTGCAGACAGCTCAAAAACTGGGAGCCACCACCATAAGGATTGGTGTTCCCCGGTATGACAGGACGGAAACGTACCAGGACTTATATAAAAAGGCGGTACAGTACATGAAAGAAGTGGAAGAAATGTGCAAGCAGTACAAGGTGAAGGGATTGGTGGAAACGCATCATCAGACAATCACGCCCAGTGCAAGCCTGGCTTATCGGTTGGTCCGTCATTTCGATCCCAGCCATATCGGCGTGTTATATGACCCTGGCAATATGGTGCATGAGGGCTTTGAAAATTATCGGATGGGATTGGAAGTCCTGGGAGATTATCTGGCACATGTTCAGGTCAAAAATGCAAGCTGGCAGATCAATCAGAAGTATCCGGATGGAAGCATAGGGTGGGAAGTGAAATGGGCACAGCTGGAGCATGGCGTGGTCGACTGGAAGCAGGTATTAACTGATTTGAAAGCTGTGGGATATGACGGATATGTCGGGTTTGAAGATTTTAGTGGCGTGTTTCCTACGAGGGAGGCACTTTCCCATAATATCAACCGAATCAAGCAGTTATTGACCGAAATATAA